In a genomic window of Taylorella equigenitalis ATCC 35865:
- a CDS encoding NAD-dependent succinate-semialdehyde dehydrogenase, with translation MDKLKNKLLFQSNSYIDGNWFVTDKNFEVTNPASGEVIAHVSDLSIEQALNAINKAAESQKTYKKLVAKDRAKLLKQWYELILENIDDLARIMTIEQGKPLAEAKREIMSGVAYIEWFAEESKRIYGDTIPRPSDDRRVIVTKEPIGLCAAVTPWNFPCSMILRKAAPALAAGCCFILRPSSKTPLTALALASLAHNAGFPAGVFNVITSKSHDIANLLTTDDRIKHFSFTGSTDIGKRLMSQCANTVKRVSLELGGNAPFIIYDDADLTKALDGIIVSKFRNAGQTCACADRIYVQKGIYQDFLEGFLARVKNLKLGSGLDADTTTGPLIDEDALIKIKENVADALSKGAKVEVGGQVSSLGGLFFEPTVLTNVNKDMKVVYEENFGPLAAVIPFETEAEVITMANDTPYGLASYVYTQDLGRVVRTSEELEYGMVGINAGNFTNETAPFGGVKQSGLGREGSKYGIDDYVEIKFILISGI, from the coding sequence ATGGATAAGCTTAAAAATAAACTTCTCTTTCAGTCAAATTCATATATCGATGGAAATTGGTTTGTCACCGATAAAAATTTCGAGGTAACTAACCCAGCTTCTGGGGAAGTTATTGCCCATGTGTCTGATTTATCTATAGAACAAGCCCTTAATGCTATTAATAAAGCTGCAGAATCTCAAAAAACATACAAAAAACTAGTTGCCAAAGATAGAGCCAAACTTCTTAAACAATGGTATGAGCTGATTTTGGAGAATATAGATGATTTAGCCCGTATTATGACTATTGAGCAAGGTAAGCCTTTAGCAGAGGCTAAACGTGAAATAATGTCAGGGGTCGCATATATCGAATGGTTTGCCGAAGAATCAAAGAGAATATATGGAGATACTATACCAAGACCCTCCGATGACCGTAGGGTTATCGTGACCAAGGAGCCTATAGGTCTTTGTGCAGCAGTTACCCCATGGAATTTTCCTTGTTCTATGATATTGCGTAAAGCGGCTCCAGCTCTTGCTGCAGGCTGTTGTTTTATATTGCGTCCTTCTTCTAAAACCCCTCTTACAGCCCTTGCACTGGCTTCATTGGCTCATAATGCTGGATTTCCTGCGGGAGTGTTTAATGTAATTACGTCAAAAAGCCATGATATTGCCAACCTATTAACTACAGATGATCGAATTAAACATTTTAGTTTTACAGGGTCAACTGATATTGGTAAAAGGCTTATGTCACAATGTGCGAACACTGTTAAACGAGTTTCACTTGAATTAGGTGGCAATGCACCTTTTATCATCTATGATGATGCAGATTTAACAAAAGCTTTGGACGGAATTATAGTCAGTAAATTTAGAAATGCGGGACAGACCTGTGCCTGTGCTGATCGCATATACGTGCAAAAAGGCATATATCAGGATTTTTTAGAAGGATTTTTAGCTCGCGTTAAAAATTTGAAGCTAGGTTCTGGCCTTGATGCTGATACCACTACTGGTCCTTTAATAGATGAAGATGCTTTAATTAAGATTAAGGAAAATGTGGCAGATGCATTATCTAAAGGAGCCAAAGTTGAAGTTGGCGGTCAAGTATCTTCGTTGGGAGGTCTGTTCTTTGAGCCTACAGTCCTTACTAATGTAAATAAGGATATGAAGGTTGTGTATGAAGAGAATTTTGGACCTTTAGCTGCTGTAATACCTTTTGAAACTGAAGCTGAAGTTATAACCATGGCAAACGATACACCCTATGGTTTAGCTTCATATGTGTATACTCAAGATTTAGGGCGTGTAGTCAGGACATCTGAAGAGCTTGAGTATGGTATGGTAGGTATAAATGCGGGCAATTTCACCAATGAAACTGCTCCCTTTGGAGGAGTTAAACAATCTGGATTAGGTCGTGAAGGTTCTAAATACGGTATTGATGACTATGTTGAAATTAAATTTATATTGATTTCTGGTATCTAA
- a CDS encoding efflux transporter outer membrane subunit has protein sequence MHIRQKLYSLFICTSLLACSMAPEYKVPDVYMTEKYKASFMSSSRWVAFDQIKFTEFNKPWWTAFEDKFLNTLINQLNIRNYTIEQAVAKYEASNAQIKSAQASYFPSVGLDASASKSGGSNRAESDKFNYGSSLKWEIDLWGKLSDKTNIARLDSEIQSLTIEQTQLGLQAQLANTYFSLRETDVKISALEKIISYLEKSNHINKNLYNQGVIAKADVISSDLQLLNAKAELVATQSSRIQLENAISTLIGLTPGEFRIESERYELLPAKISVSYPSLLLAMRPDIKIAEKRVQEANYKIGVVKSAWFPNLTLSASVANQAIAINDLISSPATVWSLGPALVLSIFDGGSKRAALNSAKADYRFSVAVYRETVIEAIRDVENALTKIEMTSKELDLQSEALKASRKSLEITNNQYLAGLVSYLDVIQVQNSNINAEIKNLNLKLKLVQNQIELIKALGGHL, from the coding sequence ATGCATATAAGGCAAAAACTGTATAGTCTATTTATTTGTACAAGTTTATTAGCCTGTTCGATGGCACCTGAATATAAGGTGCCAGATGTATATATGACAGAGAAATATAAAGCCTCTTTTATGAGTTCTAGTCGTTGGGTGGCTTTTGATCAAATAAAATTTACTGAATTTAATAAGCCATGGTGGACGGCATTTGAAGATAAATTTCTAAATACACTTATCAATCAATTAAATATTAGAAATTACACAATTGAGCAAGCTGTCGCTAAGTATGAAGCTAGTAATGCACAAATAAAATCAGCTCAAGCTTCATATTTCCCATCAGTAGGCCTAGATGCATCAGCTTCTAAATCTGGAGGATCTAACAGAGCAGAATCTGATAAATTTAATTATGGGTCTAGCTTGAAATGGGAAATTGATTTGTGGGGAAAACTTAGCGATAAAACTAATATAGCAAGGCTTGATAGTGAGATTCAATCATTAACTATCGAACAAACTCAATTAGGTTTGCAAGCACAATTAGCTAATACATACTTTTCCTTAAGGGAAACTGATGTAAAAATATCAGCATTAGAAAAAATTATTTCGTATTTAGAAAAATCTAACCATATAAATAAAAATCTATATAATCAAGGAGTTATAGCAAAGGCCGATGTAATATCTAGTGACCTACAGCTTTTAAATGCAAAGGCAGAATTGGTGGCAACCCAATCTTCAAGAATTCAGTTAGAAAATGCTATTTCTACTTTGATTGGGCTAACACCTGGAGAATTCAGGATTGAGTCTGAGAGATATGAGTTATTACCAGCGAAAATATCTGTTTCTTATCCAAGTTTATTACTTGCTATGCGACCTGACATCAAAATAGCGGAAAAAAGAGTTCAGGAAGCGAATTATAAAATCGGAGTAGTTAAATCTGCATGGTTTCCAAATTTAACACTTAGTGCTTCTGTAGCTAATCAAGCTATTGCCATAAATGATTTAATCAGTTCGCCTGCAACTGTATGGTCGTTGGGACCAGCATTGGTTTTATCAATTTTTGATGGTGGGTCCAAAAGAGCAGCTCTTAATTCGGCTAAAGCTGATTATAGGTTTAGCGTGGCAGTGTACAGAGAAACCGTTATTGAAGCGATTAGAGATGTAGAAAATGCCTTAACAAAAATTGAAATGACATCTAAAGAATTAGATTTGCAATCTGAAGCATTAAAAGCTTCTAGAAAATCCCTTGAAATTACAAATAACCAATATTTGGCAGGACTTGTAAGTTATTTAGATGTAATCCAAGTACAAAACAGCAATATTAATGCCGAGATTAAAAATTTAAATTTAAAATTAAAGCTCGTTCAAAATCAAATCGAACTTATAAAAGCACTTGGCGGTCATTTATAA
- a CDS encoding efflux RND transporter permease subunit: MNLSEPFINKPIATTLLAVAMLVAGIFTYFKLPVAPLPNMAIPAIFVTASVPGASPETMSTSVAMPLQRALGTISGIDQISSSSSSGRTTVFAIFKMSKDINDAAREVQAAINKAKPQLPSNMRTPPIYKKLNPSSIPIMVLTLSSETMELSSLYEIASNILAPRLSQVEGVGEVDVGGGSMPAVRVEVNPKKLSSYGISISEVQNAIANSNKLSPRGSIVNNNHQWLISASDTLNKANEYKKIIVKWNANNAIRLKDIAEVFDSVEDEFNHGFFNKKEAVTLIVRKQEEANVIKTVDSIRNQIKEVKASLPDGVDLNISQDRSPSIRATLHETELTLLISVMLVIIIVLIFLRGWRATIIPAVAVPISLLGTFVCMFFMGFSLNIISLMGLIVASGFVVDDSIVVTENISRYIDMGYSPKDAANKGAKEVGTTVLTMSISLILVFLPLLILDEMLARLFFEFSFSLSSAVLISLLVSLTLTPTLCAHVLKKKNIATQNENIFLKFYKSTLKLALKFRFVILLLLMGVLVLNVVLFSSLPKTLFPEQDTGMLRGSFKVDKGTSFQTMIPKLHAYRDIILSDPNVENVSGYVGGRGGASTSYITVQLKPFKDRELSAKQVVEKLRNKLTGVSGARVSLVPQQDIRVGGGQQEEALYEYSLRGSDLRLLEKWGNLVRNSFKKIPEIVNVSNGREDRALQVELKIDREKAKNMGVDMRLLINTINNLYGSRSVSTIYKDLNQYKVILSASKKYAEEISDLEELNFLTPNGELVPLSAFAELEVSNTSTRIKQNNGMLSQSITFDLAKGVTLDQATSAIEHTIKSLRVPVNQIEAKFAGSADKFKEVTKQQPLVLLLTIFMLYIVLGILYESFIHPLTILSTLPSAGIGAFLALKLVDMQFSVIALIGVFLLIGIVMKNAIIMIDFALDRQRREKLSSKEAIYEACIVRFRPILMTTFAAIFGALPLILATGAGVEMRQPLGVTIVGGLIMSQLLTLYTTPVMYVYLDKIFNRKKNAYKAKTV, from the coding sequence ATGAACCTATCTGAGCCATTTATAAATAAACCAATAGCAACTACTTTATTAGCTGTTGCTATGTTAGTGGCCGGGATATTTACGTATTTTAAATTGCCAGTAGCTCCACTTCCAAACATGGCTATACCTGCGATTTTTGTAACTGCTAGTGTTCCTGGTGCAAGTCCAGAAACTATGTCTACTAGTGTGGCAATGCCTCTTCAAAGAGCCCTAGGTACTATATCTGGTATAGATCAAATTTCATCTAGTAGTTCTTCAGGTAGGACTACAGTATTTGCTATTTTTAAAATGTCAAAAGACATTAATGATGCTGCCAGAGAAGTTCAAGCAGCCATTAATAAAGCAAAGCCTCAACTTCCTTCTAATATGCGTACCCCACCTATTTATAAGAAGTTAAATCCTTCATCAATTCCAATTATGGTTTTGACTTTAAGTTCAGAAACCATGGAGTTAAGTTCTTTATATGAGATTGCTTCTAATATCCTAGCTCCAAGGCTTTCGCAAGTTGAAGGAGTAGGAGAGGTTGATGTAGGTGGGGGATCCATGCCTGCTGTAAGAGTAGAAGTTAACCCCAAAAAGTTAAGCTCTTATGGTATAAGCATATCTGAAGTACAAAATGCTATAGCAAATTCAAATAAATTATCACCTCGAGGGTCCATAGTTAATAACAACCATCAATGGCTTATAAGTGCATCTGATACCTTAAATAAAGCAAACGAATATAAGAAAATAATTGTTAAATGGAATGCAAATAACGCTATTAGATTAAAGGATATAGCAGAAGTTTTTGATTCAGTTGAAGATGAATTTAATCATGGTTTTTTCAATAAAAAAGAAGCTGTTACTTTGATAGTTAGAAAGCAAGAAGAAGCTAACGTAATAAAAACTGTAGATTCAATTCGAAATCAAATTAAAGAAGTAAAAGCTTCATTGCCAGATGGAGTAGATTTAAATATATCCCAGGATAGAAGCCCTAGCATAAGGGCAACTCTTCATGAGACAGAATTAACTTTATTAATCTCTGTGATGCTGGTAATCATAATTGTATTAATTTTCTTAAGAGGCTGGAGAGCAACCATAATACCCGCAGTAGCGGTACCCATTTCTTTATTGGGTACTTTTGTTTGTATGTTTTTTATGGGGTTTTCTTTAAATATTATTTCTCTGATGGGCTTAATCGTTGCTTCAGGGTTTGTAGTGGATGATTCTATAGTAGTCACTGAAAATATATCTCGTTATATTGACATGGGCTATTCGCCAAAAGATGCGGCAAATAAAGGGGCAAAAGAAGTAGGTACAACCGTTTTAACTATGAGTATCTCCTTAATTTTAGTTTTTTTACCACTGCTAATATTAGATGAGATGCTAGCCCGTCTTTTTTTTGAGTTTTCTTTTAGCCTGTCTTCGGCTGTTTTAATCTCATTATTGGTATCTCTAACTTTAACCCCGACTTTATGTGCTCACGTATTAAAGAAAAAAAACATTGCCACCCAAAATGAAAATATATTTTTGAAGTTTTATAAAAGTACTCTGAAACTGGCACTTAAGTTTAGATTTGTAATTTTGCTTTTACTTATGGGTGTTTTAGTTCTTAATGTTGTTCTATTTAGCTCTCTTCCTAAAACGCTTTTTCCTGAACAGGATACTGGTATGTTGAGGGGTTCATTTAAAGTAGACAAAGGGACTTCTTTTCAGACGATGATACCTAAACTTCATGCATATAGGGATATTATTTTGAGTGACCCTAATGTGGAAAATGTTAGTGGCTATGTAGGTGGAAGAGGTGGTGCGTCCACTAGTTACATTACTGTGCAACTTAAGCCATTTAAGGATAGGGAATTAAGTGCAAAACAAGTCGTCGAAAAACTTAGAAATAAATTAACTGGGGTATCTGGGGCTAGGGTCAGTTTAGTACCTCAACAGGATATTCGTGTAGGGGGTGGACAGCAAGAAGAAGCTTTATACGAATATAGCTTAAGAGGTTCTGACTTAAGATTATTGGAAAAATGGGGAAATCTTGTTAGAAATTCATTCAAGAAAATACCTGAAATTGTTAATGTATCTAATGGAAGAGAGGATAGGGCCCTTCAAGTTGAATTAAAAATAGATAGAGAGAAGGCTAAAAATATGGGGGTAGACATGCGACTACTCATTAACACCATAAACAATTTATATGGTTCTAGATCGGTAAGTACAATTTATAAAGATTTGAATCAATATAAAGTCATACTATCAGCTTCAAAAAAATATGCAGAAGAAATTTCTGATCTTGAGGAGCTTAATTTTCTTACGCCTAACGGGGAATTAGTACCTTTAAGTGCTTTTGCTGAGCTTGAAGTTAGCAATACTTCTACAAGAATTAAACAAAATAATGGCATGCTCTCTCAATCGATTACATTTGATTTGGCAAAGGGGGTGACATTAGATCAAGCGACATCTGCAATAGAGCATACTATCAAATCTCTCAGGGTGCCTGTTAATCAAATTGAAGCTAAGTTCGCTGGGTCTGCGGATAAATTTAAAGAAGTTACCAAGCAACAACCATTGGTGCTACTTCTTACGATATTTATGCTTTATATAGTGTTGGGTATTTTATATGAGAGCTTTATTCATCCACTAACCATACTTTCTACACTACCTTCGGCTGGAATTGGTGCATTCCTAGCTCTTAAATTGGTAGATATGCAATTTTCAGTTATTGCCCTTATTGGGGTGTTTTTACTAATTGGTATAGTAATGAAAAATGCCATAATTATGATTGACTTTGCTTTAGATAGGCAAAGACGAGAGAAGTTAAGTTCAAAAGAGGCTATATATGAAGCATGTATTGTTCGATTTAGACCTATATTGATGACTACATTTGCGGCGATTTTCGGGGCATTGCCACTTATATTAGCGACTGGAGCAGGGGTAGAGATGAGACAGCCACTAGGTGTTACTATAGTGGGAGGATTAATAATGAGCCAACTATTAACCCTTTACACAACGCCTGTGATGTATGTGTACTTAGATAAAATTTTCAACAGGAAAAAGAATGCATATAAGGCAAAAACTGTATAG